The following coding sequences are from one Nicotiana tomentosiformis chromosome 3, ASM39032v3, whole genome shotgun sequence window:
- the LOC104095700 gene encoding putative protein phosphatase 2C 53 gives MPSANIAVANSPALLSPSPTPSSISLPLIFCNKHVSPPPLQSPLALRSSSSFSNNFEVKKSVCSASFSTSTTPTILKRKRPTKITIPIVSLNFEPVAHETPNRDRLENEVEVEGEGYSLYSKRGKRGALEDRYSAIIHNPHNHSKQALFGVFDGHGGVKAADFAAKNMGKNIMNEVALRSEEGLEEAVREGYLTTDANFLKLNNANGGSSCVTALIQNGKLVVSNAGDCRAVMSRGGLAEALTVDHRPSMQDERERIESSGGYVDCSRGAWRIQGSLAVSRGIGDSHLKRWVIAEPETKILMIEPESEFLILASDGLWDKVSNQEAVEVVRPLCIGVGDPKPSSACRKLVDLALMRGSSDDITAMVIQLGYFVQ, from the exons ATGCCTAGCGCCAATATTGCAGTAGCAAACTCACCAGCGCTATTGTCCCCATCACCAACACCCTCTTCAATCTCATTGCCATTGATCTTCTGTAATAAACATGTATCGCCACCACCTTTGCAATCACCGTTGGCTCTTCGATCGTCGAGCAGCTTCTCCAATAATTTTGAGGTTAAGAAGTCGGTGTGCTCTGCGTCATTTTCCACGTCCACTACTCCAACTATTTTGAAGAGGAAGAGGCCAACGAAGATTACGATACCAATTGTTTCTTTAAATTTTGAACCAGTGGCTCATGAGACGCCAAATAGGGATAGGTTGGAGAATGAAGTGGAAGTTGAAGGAGAAGGGTACTCTCTGTATTCCAAGAGAGGGAAAAGGGGTGCTCTGGAGGATCGTTATTCAGCTATCATCCATAATCCTCACAACCACTCTAAACAG GCCTTGTTTGGTGTATTTGATGGGCATGGGGGAGTAAAAGCTGCGGATTTTGCAGCAAAGAATATGGGTAAAAACATTATGAATGAAGTGGCTTTAAGGAGTGAAGAAGGACTAGAAGAAGCAGTAAGGGAGGGTTATCTCACCACAGATGCAAATTTCCTAAAGCTAAATAATGCAAATGGAGGGAGTAGCTGTGTGACGGCATTGATACAGAATGGGAAGCTCGTTGTGTCAAACGCCGGTGACTGTCGAGCTGTTATGAGCAGAGGTGGATTGGCAGAGGCCCTCACAGTCGATCACCGCCCTTCTATGCAAGATGAGAGGGAAAGAATCGAGAGCTCG GGTGGCTATGTAGATTGTTCTCGAGGCGCTTGGAGAATTCAGGGATCTCTTGCTGTTTCAAGAGGAATTGGAGATTCCCATCTTAAGAGATGGGTGATAGCTGAACCAGAGACAAAGATATTGATGATTGAACCAGAAAGTGAATTCTTGATATTGGCCTCTGATGGACTTTGGGACAAG GTTAGTAATCAGGAGGCAGTGGAAGTAGTCCGGCCTTTGTGTATAGGTGTTGGTGACCCAAAACCATCCTCTGCTTGCAGAAAGCTTGTCGATTTGGCGTTAATGAGAGGGTCCTCAGATGATATTACCGCGATGGTGATTCAATTAGGTTATTTTGTTCAATGA